CCGATGCATCATGTGCAGCAGATGCCAGGATATCTGCCCTTCACGCTGCATATCGCTCGATTTTCATCAGGTGGAAATGCCCAATGCAACAACCGGCAACGCCCTCATGCTGAACCCCGGAATCACATCCCCCGGCTCTCATGGCTCCGCGCCGGCCCCGGAGCAAATCGAGCGCAAGCTCGATCGCTTTCACCTGAATTACAGCCTGTGCAGCCTGTGCGGGCTTTGCGTGCAGAACTGCCCGGTTGGGGCCATCCGGTTTTCCAAGCATGTGTATTTCTGTGCGACAGACCGATCGGCATTTCTGATGGATCTGCTGGAGCGGATGCACGGAGGCAACGGCGACCCCTTGCCTCAAACGCATCAGGTCGCGATCCAGGCAAACAAACCCGATCCGGCAGCATCCGTTTCATGCGGGCTCAATCCCATGAAATGGTTCCGGAGGCTTTCGGGTAAACCGATTT
This genomic window from Desulfatirhabdium butyrativorans DSM 18734 contains:
- a CDS encoding 4Fe-4S binding protein — protein: MANAENILKRLWSLVVGLEVTGKEFFKPWLTVHYPRQQVENIDTYRGHIELVPRDDDPSTPRCIMCSRCQDICPSRCISLDFHQVEMPNATTGNALMLNPGITSPGSHGSAPAPEQIERKLDRFHLNYSLCSLCGLCVQNCPVGAIRFSKHVYFCATDRSAFLMDLLERMHGGNGDPLPQTHQVAIQANKPDPAASVSCGLNPMKWFRRLSGKPI